One Stenotrophomonas maltophilia DNA window includes the following coding sequences:
- a CDS encoding chemotaxis protein CheB: MSVSETQVAPAVALLARPGAARERLREALSHADVQLVLEDDPNTLEARVLQEARPQFVVIALEAAIEDALERLEAVLSAPGLTLVFDEAELAARRDGWEAQRWGRHLAAKLHGHQQVLPPGAEEEPSLQLEPGHPAPLPAPQEEALQPHLDQALSWAGEVPADSLYSPPSQLHEPIALEQALAALQPVVPEPLDLPSPPQALAEPAAPAAPPISFDHTAWSLVEESIEAPAPAEVVATVAAPQPSFDTDHLSLVDLDAAAPAGARAASLLVLAGIGGPDALRRLLGALPASLSVPVLVHMRLDGGRYGNLVKQMARVSPLPVQLAEAGQRAIPGEVHVLADDIGVRTAPDGLHFLSDANGIAIAGLPAEHTALVLLSGADLAHVGPALDLAAAGAWVAGQVGEGCYDPAAATAVVAAGMVAGEPQELAQAIAARWGEQDDNGEAP; encoded by the coding sequence GTGTCCGTGAGTGAAACCCAAGTGGCTCCGGCTGTTGCCCTGCTGGCCCGCCCCGGCGCGGCGCGTGAGCGCCTGCGCGAGGCGCTGTCGCACGCTGATGTGCAGCTGGTGCTGGAAGACGATCCCAACACGCTGGAGGCACGGGTCCTGCAGGAGGCGCGCCCGCAGTTCGTGGTGATCGCGCTGGAGGCCGCCATCGAAGATGCGCTGGAGCGCCTGGAAGCGGTGCTGTCCGCACCGGGCCTGACCCTGGTCTTCGACGAGGCCGAGCTGGCCGCACGTCGTGATGGCTGGGAGGCTCAGCGCTGGGGCCGTCATCTGGCCGCCAAGCTGCATGGCCACCAGCAGGTGTTGCCGCCGGGGGCCGAAGAAGAACCCAGCCTGCAGCTGGAGCCGGGCCACCCGGCACCGCTGCCGGCGCCACAGGAAGAAGCGCTGCAGCCGCACCTGGACCAGGCATTGAGCTGGGCCGGCGAGGTCCCTGCTGACAGCCTGTACTCCCCGCCTTCGCAGCTGCACGAACCGATCGCGCTGGAACAGGCACTGGCGGCGTTGCAGCCGGTCGTGCCTGAACCACTGGATCTGCCTTCGCCGCCGCAAGCGCTGGCCGAACCGGCGGCGCCTGCGGCACCGCCGATCTCCTTCGATCACACCGCCTGGTCGCTGGTCGAGGAATCGATCGAAGCGCCGGCACCGGCGGAGGTGGTGGCGACGGTCGCCGCGCCGCAGCCCTCCTTCGATACCGATCATTTGAGCCTGGTCGATCTGGATGCCGCTGCTCCGGCCGGTGCACGTGCCGCATCGCTGTTGGTGCTGGCCGGCATCGGGGGCCCGGATGCATTGCGTCGCCTGCTCGGCGCACTGCCCGCGTCGTTGAGCGTGCCGGTGCTGGTGCACATGCGCCTGGATGGCGGTCGCTACGGCAACCTGGTCAAGCAGATGGCACGCGTCTCACCATTGCCGGTGCAGCTGGCCGAAGCCGGTCAGCGCGCCATCCCGGGCGAGGTACATGTGCTGGCCGATGATATCGGCGTACGTACGGCGCCCGACGGCCTGCATTTCCTCAGCGACGCCAACGGCATCGCCATCGCCGGGTTGCCGGCAGAACACACCGCGCTGGTGCTGCTCAGCGGCGCCGACCTGGCCCACGTCGGTCCGGCGCTGGATCTGGCCGCCGCCGGTGCATGGGTGGCCGGGCAGGTGGGCGAGGGCTGCTACGACCCGGCTGCAGCCACTGCGGTGGTTGCGGCCGGCATGGTGGCCGGTGAACCGCAGGAACTGGCGCAGGCGATTGCCGCGCGCTGGGGTGAGCAGGACGACAACGGAGAGGCACCATGA
- a CDS encoding chemotaxis protein CheW, whose protein sequence is MSYASNDEIRGVLIQAGNARVLLPNATVAEMMSRVPVQPVSDAPRWLVGEIGWHGWQVPLVSFARLSGLGEEAVGGHNKVVVLKALSGNAQRPYYALLTQNFPQLISVPRDGLLADASEETLPDIVHMRVLLGEQSALLPNLDALEAALDSLVA, encoded by the coding sequence ATGAGCTATGCCAGCAATGACGAAATCCGCGGCGTCCTGATCCAGGCCGGCAACGCGCGCGTGCTGCTGCCCAATGCCACCGTGGCCGAAATGATGTCACGCGTGCCGGTGCAGCCAGTCTCCGATGCGCCGCGCTGGCTGGTCGGCGAGATCGGCTGGCATGGCTGGCAGGTGCCGCTGGTGTCGTTCGCGCGCCTTTCCGGGCTGGGCGAGGAAGCCGTGGGCGGTCATAACAAGGTGGTGGTGCTGAAGGCCCTCAGCGGCAACGCGCAGCGTCCGTACTACGCGCTGCTGACGCAGAACTTCCCGCAGCTGATTTCGGTGCCGCGCGACGGCCTGCTGGCAGACGCCTCGGAAGAAACCCTGCCGGACATCGTGCACATGCGTGTGCTGCTGGGCGAGCAGAGCGCGCTGCTGCCGAACCTGGACGCGCTGGAAGCCGCGCTGGATTCGCTGGTGGCCTGA
- a CDS encoding Hpt domain-containing protein, translated as MSSLRDAMSHAALGWVKPELDETLRQVRNEVEYYAEDPTDASRMRICAGYLHQVQGTLRMVELYAPAMVAEELEQLANAIGAGAVADRDEACATLMRGSVLLPDYLERLQNGHRDIPIVLMPLLNEIRAARGEEGVHDSVLLAFAPDSVTATEAELDHARGSLSGRNRELLDTVGSAVKEELLRIKDALDLHLRTGGAPEQLQTQANELGAVADTLGMMGLGVARGVVVQQRDALRGVVEGRQQIDENLLLDIAGALLYVDASLDDQVAHLGAGGSGEDDPSAVENRRTVEVLAHEAIANFAAAREHFVAFIETSWNHAELQDVPRLLGDVSGALRMLDLNTAADYLRGVQQYIEAELIGRQRVPSGRQLDTLADAMASLEYYLEALRDRRPGREDILDITRSSLEALRYWPLPDRNAVEPVAAAPIPFASLLVDREPIALQTEPVQPEPIEIPVQPAAPAAGTVPVPLPDFTFDPPPATPAPDVVDNSLMFGALGTVASAPLSLHDDADAPLVFAASSAPAPEVPQWDLAPFHPEADPLAPADDERSPTFASFDPVSFEQADAGQGAATHWTLSEATPPALADEVALDADEGAVATTSIDADAYAAPVFDPVAAEHEAAPAGDDVVFRFDADALDNADDVLSLHAMETLSLDDDAPLRPSLEIADAGAPTMEGENPVAAEMGAAPADAPIDAPAPGADAPTPVADAPAVSVIDIDTIAPIDFSEADAQFFAELSAAAADFNPQATAAPTVAEAPVTVDAEAGFEAGFDDDAENIDEDIREVFLEEFDDELANLGSLLPAWRMQPDNMDRLRPIRRIFHTLKGSGRLVGARTLGEFAWKIEGMLNRVLDGSRPASPAVLAMVDNAHAALPQLNAALRHGQRVSVDLQAMQAIADRVGAGEETYYVPLPVAATPVAPVAEAEAVGEDEISRILAAEAIASVQDEAEPVPEAVGTPANIDSVLREILEAEVEVHQATLQDWLRSVQQAPQPVSDALLRAVHTMNGAFAMTEVPEITAVTGGAESYIKRALAADVVPGDEGVAALDATAQAITATMEALQAEQPRIAPQGALVQRLQALAGELPEARWPMVGLEDEDEDDDLALEADPEFDAAVDTPDTAAFEPTESGIEPAEPVLEPIAAGAQALEITDVIDAGLEVGELTSSDDLSRYFDAGWPSVPGEGEAAAVDIGSIESIQPIESEPVVAPAEAEAALTPVAEADLTAADDLSPYLDASALPVDDRDADELPAPARIDAIDLNTLQPSDLDGADDNAFGDAAALPLDSELSSLQDEMAAPGFAEPVTLATALEAGLHVIDEEQTLDDTGQWLVLGLQASELAPGEAEAFAEDADVGGEAAVGEGESADQPSPATVNEEIAAKALRASEEPVRFFELEEAPGQGTVHDDAEPVQPEVAVVAVNAPAHDEAAALEENADGIDALDFSVYDRELVDIFVEEGKDLLDHCDGLISELRDAPQDREVLAGLQRDLHTLKGGARMAGINAIGDLGHSIESLLEAVAAGRTEIERRDVQLLERGFDRLHQLLTRTGDHRVVEPAQDLVDAFEVRTTTDIAAAAAANVASVAETAAASVASPAPALLDAPLSAPLPAEGVVDEDPLARPQQEQVRVRADLLDRLVNHAGEVAIYRSRLEQQLGAFRGAMGELERTNARLRDQLRRLDLETEAQIVARYQREQDQADQKFDPLELDRFSTLQQLSRALNESAADLGGLQGVLDDLSRQYDSLLQQQSRVSSELQDGLMRARMVPFDGLVPRLRRVVRQSGMDTGKQVHLTLDGTHGELDRNVLDRMVAPLEHMLRNSVAHGLEAPQQRRAAGKPEEGEIAIRLHREGSEIVLEVADDGAGLDREAIRRRAIDRGLLAADAQPNEQELDNLIFASGFTTADQVSQLAGRGVGMDVVRNEVRQLGGSVDIQSVRGQGVRFTLRLPQTLAVTQAVFVQIGETTFAVPVASVSGIGRLSRERFEAADSSYRYSGEDYPLYDLGSLVGQAPARADGQDQVPLLLVRAGDLRAAVAIDQVLGNREIVVKPVGLQIASVPGIYGATITGDGRVVVILDVAPLVRRFLANPTLPVLANAPRQERQVPLVMVVDDSLTMRKVTGRILERHNFEVSVARDGVEALERLEERVPDLMLLDIEMPRMDGYELATAMRADPRYKDVPIVMITSRSGDKHRQRAFEIGVQRYLGKPYQELDLMRNVYDLLGIARVRE; from the coding sequence ATGAGCAGTCTGCGCGATGCGATGAGCCACGCAGCGCTGGGCTGGGTCAAGCCCGAGCTGGACGAGACCCTGCGCCAGGTGCGCAACGAGGTCGAGTACTACGCGGAAGACCCGACCGATGCGAGCCGCATGCGCATCTGCGCCGGCTACCTGCACCAGGTGCAGGGCACCCTGCGCATGGTCGAGCTGTACGCCCCCGCGATGGTGGCCGAGGAGCTGGAACAGCTGGCCAATGCCATCGGCGCCGGTGCTGTGGCAGATCGGGATGAAGCCTGCGCGACCCTGATGCGTGGCAGCGTGCTGCTGCCCGACTACCTGGAGCGCCTGCAGAACGGGCATCGCGATATTCCGATCGTGCTGATGCCGCTGCTCAACGAAATCCGTGCCGCGCGTGGCGAAGAAGGCGTGCATGACAGCGTACTGCTCGCATTCGCACCGGACAGCGTCACCGCCACCGAGGCCGAGTTGGACCATGCCCGTGGCAGCCTGAGCGGGCGCAACCGCGAGCTGCTGGATACCGTGGGCAGTGCTGTGAAGGAAGAGCTGCTGCGCATCAAGGATGCGCTGGACCTGCACCTGCGTACCGGCGGCGCGCCGGAGCAGCTGCAGACCCAGGCCAACGAACTTGGCGCCGTGGCCGATACGCTGGGCATGATGGGCCTGGGCGTGGCCCGTGGCGTGGTCGTGCAGCAGCGCGATGCGCTGCGTGGCGTGGTCGAAGGCCGCCAGCAGATCGACGAGAATCTGCTGCTGGATATCGCCGGTGCATTGCTCTACGTGGACGCGTCGCTGGACGATCAGGTCGCCCATCTGGGCGCCGGCGGTAGTGGCGAAGATGACCCGAGCGCGGTCGAGAACCGGCGCACGGTGGAGGTGCTGGCACATGAGGCCATCGCCAACTTCGCCGCCGCCCGCGAGCATTTCGTCGCCTTCATCGAAACCAGCTGGAACCATGCCGAGCTGCAGGACGTGCCGCGCCTGCTGGGCGATGTGTCCGGTGCGCTGCGCATGCTCGACCTGAACACCGCCGCCGATTACCTGCGCGGTGTGCAGCAGTACATCGAAGCCGAGCTGATCGGTCGCCAGCGCGTGCCCAGTGGCCGCCAGCTGGACACCCTGGCCGATGCCATGGCCAGCCTGGAGTACTACCTCGAGGCTCTGCGCGACCGCCGCCCGGGCCGCGAGGACATCCTCGACATCACCCGCAGCAGCCTTGAAGCGCTGCGCTATTGGCCGTTGCCGGACCGCAATGCGGTGGAGCCTGTTGCCGCCGCGCCGATTCCGTTCGCATCGCTGCTGGTGGACCGCGAGCCGATCGCGCTGCAGACCGAGCCGGTACAGCCGGAGCCCATCGAGATTCCGGTGCAGCCGGCCGCGCCCGCCGCCGGCACGGTGCCAGTGCCGCTGCCGGACTTTACCTTCGACCCGCCACCGGCCACGCCTGCACCGGACGTTGTGGACAACAGCCTGATGTTTGGTGCGCTGGGGACCGTTGCATCCGCACCGCTGTCGCTGCATGACGACGCAGATGCACCGCTGGTGTTTGCGGCTTCGAGCGCACCTGCGCCCGAGGTGCCGCAGTGGGATCTTGCGCCGTTCCATCCGGAGGCCGATCCGCTCGCGCCTGCCGACGACGAGCGCAGCCCGACCTTTGCCAGCTTCGATCCGGTCAGTTTCGAACAGGCCGACGCGGGGCAGGGCGCTGCAACACACTGGACGCTGTCGGAGGCAACGCCGCCGGCACTGGCGGATGAAGTCGCGCTGGACGCCGACGAAGGCGCAGTTGCGACGACAAGCATCGACGCCGATGCGTATGCCGCACCGGTGTTCGATCCGGTGGCCGCCGAGCACGAGGCTGCTCCTGCGGGTGACGACGTGGTGTTCCGCTTCGACGCCGACGCGCTGGACAACGCCGACGATGTGCTGTCGCTGCATGCGATGGAGACGCTGTCGCTGGACGACGATGCCCCGCTGCGCCCGTCGCTGGAGATCGCCGATGCCGGCGCGCCAACGATGGAGGGCGAAAATCCTGTTGCCGCCGAAATGGGCGCCGCTCCTGCGGATGCACCGATTGACGCGCCGGCACCCGGTGCCGACGCGCCGACGCCTGTGGCGGATGCGCCTGCGGTGTCGGTGATCGACATCGACACCATCGCGCCGATCGATTTCAGCGAAGCCGACGCGCAGTTCTTCGCCGAGCTGAGTGCGGCCGCTGCGGACTTCAATCCGCAGGCAACGGCCGCGCCCACCGTGGCCGAAGCGCCAGTCACGGTGGATGCCGAGGCGGGCTTCGAAGCGGGCTTCGATGATGACGCGGAGAACATCGACGAGGACATCCGTGAGGTGTTCCTGGAGGAGTTCGATGACGAACTGGCCAATCTCGGCAGCTTGCTGCCGGCATGGCGCATGCAGCCGGACAACATGGACCGGCTGCGTCCGATCCGCCGCATCTTCCACACCCTCAAGGGCAGTGGCCGCCTGGTCGGTGCCCGCACCCTGGGTGAGTTCGCGTGGAAGATCGAGGGCATGCTCAACCGTGTGCTGGACGGCAGCCGTCCGGCCTCGCCGGCTGTGCTGGCCATGGTCGACAACGCGCACGCTGCGCTGCCGCAGCTGAACGCCGCGCTGCGCCACGGCCAGCGCGTCAGCGTGGACCTGCAGGCGATGCAGGCCATCGCCGACCGTGTCGGCGCCGGTGAGGAAACCTATTACGTGCCGCTGCCGGTAGCGGCCACGCCTGTGGCACCGGTGGCCGAGGCCGAGGCCGTAGGCGAGGACGAGATCAGCCGCATCCTGGCGGCCGAAGCCATCGCGTCGGTGCAGGACGAAGCCGAGCCGGTGCCCGAGGCCGTGGGCACACCAGCCAACATCGACAGCGTGCTGCGCGAGATCCTCGAGGCCGAGGTCGAAGTCCACCAGGCGACGCTGCAGGACTGGTTGCGCTCGGTACAGCAGGCACCGCAGCCGGTCAGCGACGCGCTGCTGCGCGCGGTGCACACCATGAACGGCGCCTTCGCGATGACCGAAGTGCCGGAAATCACGGCGGTCACCGGCGGTGCCGAGTCCTACATCAAGCGCGCACTGGCCGCCGACGTGGTGCCTGGCGACGAGGGCGTTGCCGCGTTGGATGCGACCGCACAGGCGATCACCGCGACCATGGAAGCGCTGCAGGCCGAGCAGCCGCGGATCGCTCCGCAGGGCGCGCTGGTGCAGCGCCTGCAGGCGCTGGCCGGCGAATTGCCGGAAGCGCGCTGGCCGATGGTCGGGCTGGAGGACGAGGACGAGGACGATGATCTGGCGTTGGAGGCCGATCCGGAGTTCGATGCCGCTGTCGACACGCCGGATACCGCCGCGTTCGAGCCGACTGAGTCTGGGATCGAGCCTGCCGAGCCGGTGCTGGAACCGATTGCAGCCGGCGCGCAGGCGCTGGAAATCACGGACGTGATCGATGCGGGCCTGGAAGTCGGTGAACTGACCAGCAGCGATGATCTGTCGCGGTACTTCGATGCCGGATGGCCGTCGGTGCCGGGCGAGGGCGAAGCCGCCGCCGTGGATATCGGATCGATTGAATCGATCCAGCCGATTGAAAGTGAGCCGGTTGTTGCGCCGGCCGAGGCGGAGGCTGCACTGACGCCGGTCGCAGAAGCCGATCTGACTGCCGCAGACGACCTGTCGCCGTACCTCGACGCCAGCGCGCTGCCGGTCGATGACCGCGACGCGGACGAGCTGCCTGCGCCTGCAAGAATTGACGCGATCGACCTGAATACGCTGCAGCCCTCCGATCTGGATGGGGCCGACGACAACGCCTTCGGCGACGCTGCTGCACTGCCACTCGACAGCGAGCTGTCGAGCCTGCAGGATGAAATGGCTGCGCCGGGTTTTGCAGAACCGGTCACGCTGGCAACCGCGCTCGAGGCCGGCCTGCACGTGATCGACGAAGAGCAGACCCTGGACGACACCGGGCAATGGCTCGTGCTCGGCCTCCAGGCCAGCGAACTCGCGCCGGGCGAGGCGGAAGCCTTTGCCGAGGATGCGGACGTCGGCGGGGAGGCGGCGGTCGGCGAAGGAGAGAGCGCCGATCAGCCGTCCCCGGCGACGGTGAATGAAGAGATCGCTGCCAAAGCACTGCGGGCCTCCGAAGAGCCGGTGCGCTTCTTCGAACTCGAAGAAGCACCGGGTCAGGGCACGGTCCATGACGATGCCGAACCTGTCCAGCCCGAAGTCGCAGTCGTTGCAGTCAATGCGCCGGCCCACGATGAAGCCGCCGCTCTGGAAGAAAACGCGGATGGCATCGATGCACTCGACTTCAGCGTGTATGACCGCGAGCTGGTCGACATCTTCGTCGAGGAAGGCAAGGACCTGCTCGACCACTGCGACGGTCTGATCAGCGAACTGCGCGATGCGCCGCAGGACCGCGAGGTGCTGGCCGGCCTGCAGCGTGATCTGCACACCCTGAAGGGTGGCGCACGCATGGCCGGCATCAACGCCATCGGCGATCTCGGCCACAGCATCGAATCGCTGCTGGAAGCCGTCGCCGCCGGCCGCACCGAGATCGAGCGCCGCGATGTGCAGCTGCTGGAGCGTGGCTTCGATCGCCTGCACCAGCTGCTGACCCGCACCGGTGATCATCGCGTGGTGGAACCGGCGCAGGACCTGGTCGACGCGTTCGAAGTGCGTACCACCACCGATATCGCTGCGGCGGCGGCAGCCAACGTGGCGAGCGTCGCAGAAACCGCCGCGGCATCGGTCGCCAGCCCGGCTCCGGCACTGCTCGATGCGCCGTTGTCAGCACCGCTGCCGGCAGAAGGCGTGGTCGATGAAGATCCGCTGGCGCGTCCGCAGCAGGAGCAGGTGCGCGTGCGCGCCGACCTGCTCGACCGCCTGGTCAACCATGCCGGTGAAGTGGCGATCTACCGCTCGCGGCTTGAACAGCAGCTCGGTGCCTTCCGTGGCGCCATGGGCGAACTGGAGCGCACCAATGCGCGTCTGCGTGACCAGCTGCGCCGCCTCGACCTGGAAACCGAGGCACAGATCGTCGCGCGCTACCAGCGCGAACAGGACCAGGCCGACCAGAAGTTCGACCCGCTGGAACTGGACCGCTTCTCCACCCTGCAGCAGCTCAGCCGTGCGCTGAACGAGTCGGCGGCCGACCTGGGTGGCCTGCAGGGTGTGCTGGACGATCTGTCGCGACAGTACGATTCGCTGCTGCAGCAGCAGTCGCGCGTCAGCTCCGAGCTGCAGGATGGCCTGATGCGTGCGCGCATGGTGCCGTTCGATGGCCTGGTGCCGCGCCTGCGCCGCGTGGTCCGCCAGTCCGGCATGGATACCGGCAAGCAGGTCCACCTGACCCTGGACGGTACCCACGGCGAACTGGACCGCAACGTCCTCGACCGCATGGTCGCGCCGCTGGAACACATGCTGCGCAACTCCGTCGCCCATGGCCTGGAAGCGCCGCAACAGCGCCGCGCCGCCGGCAAGCCGGAAGAAGGCGAGATCGCCATCCGCCTGCACCGCGAAGGCTCGGAAATCGTGCTGGAAGTGGCCGATGACGGCGCTGGCCTGGATCGCGAAGCGATCCGCCGCCGCGCCATCGACCGGGGCCTGCTGGCCGCCGACGCACAACCGAACGAGCAGGAGCTGGACAACCTGATCTTCGCTTCCGGCTTCACTACCGCCGACCAGGTCAGCCAGCTGGCCGGCCGCGGCGTGGGCATGGACGTGGTACGCAACGAAGTACGCCAGCTTGGTGGCTCGGTCGACATCCAGTCGGTGCGTGGCCAGGGTGTGCGCTTCACCCTGCGCCTGCCGCAGACGCTGGCCGTCACCCAGGCAGTGTTCGTGCAGATCGGCGAAACCACCTTCGCAGTGCCCGTCGCTTCGGTCAGTGGTATCGGCCGCCTGTCGCGCGAGCGCTTCGAGGCCGCCGACAGCAGCTACCGCTACAGTGGCGAAGACTATCCGCTGTACGACCTCGGCAGTCTGGTCGGCCAGGCCCCGGCCCGCGCCGATGGCCAGGACCAGGTACCGCTGCTGCTGGTTCGCGCCGGTGACCTGCGTGCCGCCGTGGCGATCGACCAGGTGCTGGGCAATCGCGAAATCGTGGTCAAGCCGGTCGGCCTGCAGATCGCATCGGTGCCGGGCATCTACGGCGCCACCATCACCGGCGATGGTCGCGTGGTGGTGATCCTGGACGTGGCGCCGCTGGTGCGCCGCTTCCTCGCCAACCCGACGCTGCCGGTACTGGCCAACGCGCCGCGCCAGGAGCGCCAGGTGCCGCTGGTGATGGTGGTCGACGACTCGCTGACCATGCGCAAGGTCACCGGCCGCATCCTCGAACGCCACAACTTCGAGGTCAGCGTCGCCCGCGATGGCGTGGAAGCGCTGGAACGCCTGGAAGAGCGTGTGCCCGACCTGATGCTGCTGGATATCGAGATGCCGCGCATGGATGGCTACGAGCTGGCCACCGCGATGCGTGCCGACCCGCGCTACAAGGATGTGCCGATCGTGATGATCACCTCGCGCAGCGGCGACAAGCACCGCCAGCGCGCCTTCGAGATCGGCGTCCAGCGTTACCTGGGCAAGCCGTACCAGGAACTGGACCTGATGCGTAACGTGTACGACCTGCTGGGGATCGCCCGTGTCCGTGAGTGA
- a CDS encoding 16S rRNA (uracil(1498)-N(3))-methyltransferase, with the protein MRVTRCPIDLALHSGQTVTLPEETANHLVRVMRLREGDTCVLFNGDGNDYSATLTVAGKREVQVRIDAVQAIANESPLAITLLQGIARGEKMDLILQKATELGVAAIIPVNAERTEVKLDAARAEKRVAHWNNVVTSACGQSGRARMPQVGSPLSLAQAAAALPPDTLRLTLDPLGTHRLSTLAAAPAGGIVIAIGPEGGWSPRDRDQLAAAGFQGLQLGPRILRTETAGLAAIAALQARLGDLG; encoded by the coding sequence ATGCGCGTGACCCGCTGCCCCATCGACCTGGCGCTGCACAGCGGCCAGACCGTGACCCTGCCGGAAGAGACGGCCAACCACCTGGTACGGGTGATGCGCCTGCGCGAAGGCGATACCTGCGTACTGTTCAACGGCGATGGCAACGACTACAGCGCGACGCTGACCGTGGCCGGCAAACGCGAGGTGCAGGTCCGCATCGACGCCGTGCAGGCCATCGCCAATGAATCGCCGCTGGCGATCACCCTGCTGCAGGGCATTGCCCGTGGCGAGAAGATGGACCTGATCCTGCAGAAGGCCACCGAACTGGGCGTGGCAGCGATCATTCCGGTCAATGCCGAGCGCACCGAGGTGAAGCTCGATGCAGCTCGGGCGGAGAAGCGTGTGGCGCACTGGAACAATGTGGTGACCTCGGCCTGCGGCCAGTCCGGGCGTGCGCGCATGCCGCAGGTGGGATCCCCGTTGTCGCTGGCGCAGGCGGCAGCGGCACTGCCGCCCGATACGCTGCGGCTGACCCTGGACCCGCTGGGCACACATCGCTTGTCGACGCTGGCGGCCGCTCCGGCAGGCGGCATCGTGATCGCGATCGGCCCGGAAGGTGGCTGGTCGCCGCGCGACCGGGATCAGTTGGCGGCGGCAGGATTCCAGGGCCTGCAGCTGGGCCCGCGCATTCTGCGCACGGAAACCGCCGGCCTGGCCGCGATTGCAGCACTGCAGGCACGGTTGGGGGATCTTGGTTAA